The Acutalibacter muris genomic sequence CGGAGGTTGACTTGTGGCTGGATATGCTGGAGTTTCTGGAAGGGCTGGAATGAGTCTTGCAAATCATTGACAGCGTGGCGCAATTATGATAAAATAAAGCCAAAAGCAAGGAGGCGGTCTTATGATAAATATTCGTCCTGTGTCCGATCTGCGGAACAAATTCACCGAGATAGAGCAGACTGTGAAAAAAGGTGAGCCGGTGTATCTGACGAAAAACGGCTACGGTTCCATGGTAGTGCTTAGTTTGGAGCAGTATGCCGCCTTGACAGACGATGTGGAACTGAAGCTGGACGAGGCCGACAGGGCTGCCGCAACAGACAGCCGTAGGCTTTCCGAGAAGGAACTTTTTGAGCGGGTGAGGGAGCGTATCCATGGACGGGAAACAGTATAGTTTAGAGTTTCTCCCGCTCTTTGAGGAGGATCTGAACGAGATCGTTGACTATATTTCCATTCGGCTGAATAACCCCACAGCCGCATACCGTCTGGTAGATGATGTACAGGCCGCAATCCGGGAGCGCTTGACTTGCCCGGAAGCATTTGAGCCGTTTCCGTCCGCACGGAGCCGCCAGAATCCGTATTATCGGATTTATGTGAGAAACTTTACGATTTTCTATGTGGTGATTGGAAATGTGATGCAGGTGCGGAGAATCTTGTACAGCAGGCGTGATTTTTCGGAACTGATTTGAGCTAAATCCGGCCAAAATCGGAAATGGCACAAAAATGGCGCAAAATTGGCCCACTTATGCCGTAGACACGCGAATGAAAATGTGGTATAGTTGTATCGTACCAAATTGGGGGTAGCCCTAAAGAGCAAAATGGAGCAGCCGTTCTGAGCGAAAGTTCAGAGCGGCTTTTTGCTGCCCCAAAATATTTTCAAGGAGGAAATAAATGACAAAACCAAAGAAAAAAGGCCAGCGGCTTGCAACCGCCTACTGGTCGCTGGTAGGAGCCGGGTCTGCCATGCTGTTATCTATGCAGCCGTTGTTTGCAGACACCATCTGGACCCGCTTCTCCACCATCATGAAGGACGTGTACGGCCAGCTCGTTACCATCAGCACCATCGTGGCGGTCACAGCAGCGGCCATGGTCGCCATGTCCAGCCACTACCCCTTTGGCACGCAGATCAAGATAAACGGCGTGATGTACACTGTGGAAGACCGGGGCGGGTCTGGGATCGAGAACGATATTCACAGAGTGGATATTTATGTCCCCGACCACAATGAAGCCCTGCGGCTGGGCCGGTTCAAGACCACGGCGCAAATTTACAGATTAGGACGATGAAAATGGACGAAAAACCTTACAATAACGTGTTCGCCATCCCGGCGAACTACACCGATTCCGGCAAGATACTGGGCGGTATGCTGGAGCTGAGAAATGCCATCGAAGCTGGGTTTCTGCTCATTTTGGCAGGTTACCCGGAACTTATGTGGCTCCCGGTGACCGGCACCATAAAAATCGTTATCATGACCGTGACCCTGCTCCCGCTGGGAGTGCTTGCGGTCATGGGCATTGACGGCGATTCCCTGTTTCAATACCTGGGGCACGTCATAAAGTTCTCTGGGAGCAGAAGAAAAATTCACATGAAAAGAGTTGGCCACCGTGACCCAAAGAAAACGAGAAAAGCAAAGAAAGCTCACCGCGCAGGGGTTCCTGCCGGTAAGGAAAATCGAGCACGGCGTAGTGGAGACCACAGACGGGCGCTACCTGAAGATACTGGAGATTGAGCCTATCAACTTTATGCTCCGCTCGGACGAGGAGCAATTCAATATCATTTCCACCTTCGCAAGCTGGCTGAAGATATCTCCCATGCGGCTGCAATTTAAGAGTATAACCCGGAAAGCTGATTCAGATAAGCACGTCGCTATGGTTCGGAAAGAACTGGAGCATGAGGAAAACGACCAATGCAAGTCCCTTGGGGAAGGTTATATCCGGCTCATCAAGGACGTGGGCAGCCGGGAGGCCCTGACCCGGCGGTTCTTCCTGATTTTCCAATATGAGGAGCTTCATCGGGGCGATTCGGAGGACGTGGGGCAGGTGTATAGCGCCTTGCAGACCGCCGAGCAGAACGCCCGGGCATACTTCTTGCAGTGCGGCAACTCCATTGTCCAGCCCGCTGACCCGGACGAGGCTGCGGCGGAAATCTTGTATATGTTCTTCAACCGGCAGAGCTGTGTGGACGAGCCTTTCAGTGCCCGGGTCAATCGCGTGGTGCTGGACACCATGGCGGCGCGGGGCAAGGTGATTGGTATTGACCCGGTACCCAAAATCAATGTGGCACACTTCCTGGCTCCGCGGGGCATTGACCTGACCCACTTCAACTATATCGTCATGGACGGTCTGTACTACGCCTTTCTATATATAAGGGGCAACGGCTACCCCGGTATGGTGCGAGCGGGGTGGATGTCGTCGCTGATCAATGCTGGTGAGGGCATCGACGTGGACGTGCATCTTCGCCGGGAAAATCGGAGCCGTACCATCGACAAGGTAGCCCAGCGCATACGCCTGAACCGCACCAAACTACGGAGTATGCAGGACACCAGCACCGACTATGAGGAACTGACAAACTCCATCCGGGCAGGGTACTTCATCAAGCAAGGAATTGCCAACAACAACGAGGACTTGTTTTATATGTCCGCATTTATCACGGTTTCAGCCCGGACATATGAGGAGCTTGTTTGGCGCAAGCAGCAGATGGTGGATATGCTTAAGTCAATGGATATGCAGGTCAGCGACTGTAGATTTCAGCAGGAGGCAGCGCTTAACTCTGTCATGCCGTTCCTCAAGCTGGACAGCTCTCTGGAGCGCAAGTCCCAGAGGAACGTCCTGACCAGTGGAGCCGCCTCTACTTATATGTTCACCAGCTTTGAAATGTCCGACGACACCGGCGTGTTGCTGGGGGTAAACCGGCACAACAACTCGCTGTGCATCGTTGACCTGTTCGACACCCGTAAAAACAAAAATGCCAACCTGAACCTCCTGGGTACCAGCGGCGCGGGTAAGACCTTTACCTTGCAGCTACTGGCCCTCAGAATGAGGATGCGGGGTATCCAGTGCTACATTTTGGCTCCAATCAAGGGCCATGAGTTCCGGCGGGCGTGTAACAGGATTGGCGGGCAGTACATCAAGATCGCGCCGGGCTCTCCCCACTGTATCAACGTGATGGAGATTCGGCACACGGTCTCGCCTGAGATGGAGCTAATAGACGGCGACAGCGGTGAGGAAGACTCCATGCTGGCCCGGAAGATCCAGCAGCTCATGATTTTCTTCTCTCTGCTCATACCCGATATGAGCAACGAGGAGGAGCAGATGCTGGACGAGGCGCTTATCAAGACCTACGCAGACTTCGGTATTACCCACGATAACGATTCGCTGTACTTGGATTCCCGTGCCGCCCCGCCCCAGATGAAGAAAATGCCCATTCTGGGCGACCTGCATAAGAATCTGCTGGAGAATCCCCTGACCAAGAGGGTTGCCATCATTGTCAGCCGGTTTGTGACCGGCTCTGCTCAGAGCTTTAACCAGCAGACCAATGTGGACTTGAGCAACAAGTACATCGTTCTCGACCTCTCGGAGCTCAAGGGCAAGCTGCTGCCGGTGGGCATGATGATTGCCCTGGACTATGTCTGGGACAACGTGAAGGCTGACCGCACCAAGAAGAAAGCCATCATGATTGATGAGATATGGCAGTTAGTTGGCGCGTCCTCCAATAAACAAGCTGCCGACTTCTGCCTGACTATCTTCAAGACGATAAGAGGCTTCGGCGGCGCGGCTATCTCAGCTACTCAAGACCTCTCGGACTTCTTTGGGTTGGAGGATGGTAAGTATGGACGGGCTATCATCAACAACTCCAAGAACAAGATCATTCTGAATCTGGAGCCGGACGAGGCCCGGTATGTCCAGGAGGTGCTGAAGCTCACCAAGACCGAGACCCGCTCTATTACCCGGTTCGAGAGGGGTGAAGCGCTGGTCCATTCCAACAACAATAGGGTGCCGGTGGTCATCAAGGCGTCCCGGGAGGAACAGGAGATGATCACCACCGACCGGGCGGAATTGGAGGCAATATTGAGGGAAAAACAGCGAAATGCGCATTATTCCGGGAATGAGTAATACGCAAAACGCATTTTTGAGGAAATATGTATTGATACTGAAAATGCGTATAAAGCCTCGAAAATGGCCTTTTTTCATGCTAAAACAGGCTATTTGGGGGGTGAAATCGTAAGAAAAACTACAAAAAACGCATTTCAGGGCAAATGAGTATTCGCCTGAAAATGCGCATATTACAAGGAGGTGATGCCCATGCTGCTTGCCGACGAGCAGTATGTGGTACAATGGCTGAGCCAATATGGAGCCCTGCCCCGGTCGCAAGTGACCCGGATGTTAAAGAAACCACCGGGCACTGCTGAAAAGATACTGAAAAACCTACGCCGCCGGGGACAGATAGAAGATATCTCCGGCGGCTACTATGTTGGCCTCGACCCCATGTGCAAGCCAGATCAGCGGACGATCCTGGCGGTATGGGTGCTGCTGAGGTTCTTTGACCAGGTAGGGCCGCTGGATCACTACCCGGCGGTATATCCGTCACAATTATTCTTTCTGAAAGAGGATATTGGGTACGAAATTGTGGTGCTGTACGAGGGCGAGCATAGCCAATTACGGCTTTTGCAGCCCCAGGAGGACTTGAAATACATCATAGTCCTGCCCCACATCTCCATGGCAGAGGGCTTGCGGCTCCCCAGAGCGCCGTGCCTGTTCGCTACGGTGGAGTTCCAGGGGCGAGATGAACCAGAGGTCAAATTTTATCAGGAGGTAAATAATGAGCATATTTCTTGAAGTGCTTGGGCAGGCCGATTCCAAGCTGAAACAGATGTCCCAGCAGGTGGATAATATTCGCTGGATGGCCGAGAACGGCAGGTATGACGCGGCTTTGGAGCACGCCTTACGGCTGGAGTATAACTCTGAGCGGCTGACGCTTCTGACCCGGGCGCTGCCGGGGTACACAGGGAACCCGCTTGCGAAGGTGCATGTTGAGAAGGCCATAAGGGAGGCCGTTCCGGTGGAGGTTGGATACACGGAGCAGGGGTGGTTCTGTTTGCGTATGCCCCTGCTGCTACCCAAAAAGGCAAGCGGCTCCGCTGATTATATTCGCGGCTGCCTCTACCCCGCCATGCAGAGGTTCTTTCAAGACAAGCCGCCCATTCGCTATCCCGAGTGTGCGCTGATATTCCGACATGTCTATAATAAGGACAGGCCGGAGCGGGAGCGAAGGGACCACGACAACATTGAAGTCAACATCGTCAGCGACATTGTGGCCCTGTATACCCTGCCCGACGACGGCCCGGGGGTGTGCAATCACTTCTACTGCAGTGCCGCGGCAAAGGCTGAGCGCACCGAGGTGTATGTGGTTCCCCTGGAGGATTTTCCAACCTGGCTGGATGTCGAGGAAAATATGCCGGAAACAGGCCTGCCCTTGTCCGAATATTCGGGAAAAGAGGCCGAAAAACATATGTAAAAAATGGCGTCAGATGGGCCCTGGAATTTTACATAATTCAACAACAGGAACAAATCCGGCTGTTTTGCGGATTTTCAGGGCTAAAACACGCCCTTATTTCGACCGAGAGAGTGATTACAATGTCGGAGGTTCATTCAAAAAATGGGGTGATATTTTGATTCAATTCCGGCCCGGCAGTCATGTGCTGGAAATGGGTACATTGCTGTCTTTTCTGGGGGAGTTCCCCTTTCAATCCCTCCACCTGCTGGGGAGTGAGCGGGTCTATAAGGCCCTTATCGTCAAACTCACATCTCCCGAGCGTATCCGCAACTCCCAGACCGGCGAGGAGATGGTGTGCAGGCTGTTTACACTTACAGGCGGCGGGCGTGCCAAAACTGTCAGGCTGTACCGGGGGGCATTACATATCTTGGATTGGGTCCACCCGGATGCTTACCGGTACTATATGGGCTCTTTCTGGGACCATCATTTTCCCGGAGATGACCTACACCTGGACCGCCATCACCGGGTGGCAGAGGCGACGGCAGTCTGTATGCGGGCAGGGATGGAGATTCGTCCATATGTCTTGCCAAAGCTGCAAAACGAGGAACGGCTCCAGACCGTTCCCGACGGGCCCGCCCTGTACCTTTCCCGAGATGTGAAAAAGGTTTCCAGCGTTGAGCTGAACAAAACTTCATTCACCCGGATGGTGGGTGCGGCTTTCTGTCCCGGCTCATGTTACGGGGTATACAACACCCGTAAGGCGGCAATGAAGTGGAACGGCATGGGCGAGGTCAAGACCGTCTACTATCTGACGGAGCTTGCCCGCCTGAACGCCGGGGTGCAGACGGTGGACTCCGCGATCCTTTTAGGGGCCTCTGAGGAAATTGCTTTGCAGTCATTCTCAGAGAAAAGTGCCGGGCAGCGAAAAACCATGCGGTCGGACGCAGCATACCAGTATATTCATTTTGTGCCGCTGAACGAGATGGGGGTGCGGCAAATGCGCATTTTGACCGCTCCCAACTGGAAAGAACGTATTCTCGATGCACTGTTTCTTCCTGAGACCCGCTCTTATGGGATAGGCCGGTTTGAGTACGATGCGGACATAGAGGACGAGGGCCAGACCGTAGAGTTTACCGAGCCGAAGATCGGCACCACTGCTACCGCCAATGGGGAGCATAGCGCAGAGCCGGTTGGCGAGATTACCATTATCGACACGGTGAAATACTCTGGCCTGATTCCGGGCAAAGAATACACCGTGAAGGGTGTGCTTATGGACAAGGCTACCGGCAAACCGCTGATGGTGAATGACAAGGAAATCACTGCCGAGGCCACCTTCCGGGCAAGCAAGGCCGAGGGGACCATTGACATTCCCTTTACCTTTGACGCCTCTGATTTTGCGGGCAAGTCCGTGGTAGTCTTTGAAACGCTGTACCATGAGGGCAAGGAAGTGGCCGTTCATGCCTACATCACCGATGAGGGCCAGACCGTGGAGTTCACCACGCCTGACAAGCCCGAAATCAAGACCACCGCTACCGTGGACGGCAACAAATTGGTACCTCCTCTGGAGGAAATCACTCTGATAGACACCGTGGCTTACTCCAACCTCACCCCGGGCAAGACCTACATTGTCAAAGGCGTGCTCATGGACAAATCAACTGGAGAAAAGCTGCTGATAGACAGCAAGGAAGTCACCGCCGAAACCGAATTCACACCCGATAAGGCCGACGGAACAGTTGACCTCTCCTTCACCCTCAACGCCAGCGGCTTGGCTGGGAAGTCAGTCGTGGCCTTCGAGACTCTTTACCATGATGGCATCGAGGTTGCCGTTCACGCCGACATCGACGATGACGACCAGACTGTAGTCATCCGCCAGCCCAAGCTGAAGACCACCGCCACCATCGACGGCAAGAAAGAGGCTACAGTTGCTAAGGAGATCGCGCTGGAAGACAAAGTCAAATACTGGGGCCCCCAACCCCGAGAACACCTATGTGAATGGGAAAACCGGTATATACTTTGCCAGCCCCCACGATTCTTTCCGCATCAACGGCATGGGGCTGGTCTATCTGGAGCACGGGCTGACCTTTGCCAGGCAGACGCTCTGAGCATCCATGATAATTTCATTGCGGAGTGCGGAAGCTGTATCGAATTGCGGGGCTGGGGGCAGGCGTCAAAGGTCACAGACAATCTGATTGGCGCGGGGTACAAGGGGTACTCTATCTACGCCGAGAATTTCGGCGGGCTGCTGATATCCTCCAACAATGTGTTCCCCAGGGGCTCCAGCAGCATCTGCCTTGACGGCGTGACCCGCTCCCTGGTGACCGGGAACCGCCTGCACTCCTTCTACCCCGGCGTGATAGAAATGCGGGGCGTCTGCTCGGAAAACCTGATCTCATCCAACCATATCCTCCGCGACCACGAGCCCTGGCCCCCCCATGCAGATGCACGACAACGGGCTTGACGATCGGTTCGGCCTGGTGTGCATAAACGGTTACAACAATACCGTGACAGGCAACCATATTTCAGAAGTCATTGAAACAAAGCACCTCAAGCCGGAAGGAGTGAGGCCGGTGATTATCCGCGTTGCCTCCGGCAGGGGCAATTTTATCTCCAATAATCACGTTGTCGCCACTGCCCCTGAGGATACCGGCGCGGCGGGGGATTCCTGCTTTTCCATGCAGGTGGGGGCACTGCTGGGCGCGAAAGAATCAGAGTCCCTGGAGGTCACCACGGTGCTGGCGGAACCCGGTGCGGTGGAAAATACAGTCATGGACTCCGGGACAGAGAGCCAGGTGATACTGGACAAAACCGTCAACAGGTTCAGGGCTGACCCGGGGTTTGCGGAATGAACTGGAGAAAAACAACAGGACCGTCTCCCTCTTGTTTTTCAGATTTATTTGTGATACTATAGTTAAAACGATTCAAGTCAAATTTTTTTTGCAAGGGAGTGTCTAAAATGCCCATCTACACCATGCAAGACCGAACGACCTTCGCCTTCTCCGCCGAAAACCCCACCGGAGCCAAGGGCGGCGGTACTAGGGGCGGCGACTGTGAGAAGCTTCGCCCCTGCATCGACATCCAGCCCGGGGAGACCGCCACCCTCTGTGACACCCAGGGTCCCGGCATGATAACCCATATCTGGTTCACGGGCTATATCGGCCACTCGTTTATCCTACGCATCTACTGGGACGATATGGAGCGGCCCTCGGTGGAGGCCCCAATTTCAGCATTTTTTGGGTGCGCCTACGACGAGAATTTCGCCGACAGGGACGGGAACTACCCGGTGCTGAACTCGGCCATGGTGCTGGTGGCGCCGGGCAGGGGTTATAACTGCTACTGGGAGATGCCCTTCAAGAAGCGCTGCCGCATCACCATGGAGAACCGTGGGGCAGAGAAGCAGACTCTCTTCTATATGATTTCCGGCTGGCACGGGGCGGTGCCTGAGAGCAGCGGCTATTTCCACGCGGCATACCGTCAGGAGCACCCGGTGGAGCGGGGCAGGAGCTATACTGTTATCGACGGCATCAGGGGAAAGGGAAGCTTTGCGGGCATGACCCTGGCCTGTGGGGTGAACGGCCACAATACCTGCTGGGTGGAGGGGGAGGCCAAGATGTATATTGACGGCGACAAGCGCCCCAGCCTGAACTATACCGGCACAGAGGACTATTTTTGCGGGGCCTATGCCTTCGGCAACGACGTGTACCAGCACAGGTACCAGACCTTCTCCGGGCTCTATGTGGGCATGTACGCCATTCTTGGCAGTGATTCGGAGCTCTATAACCAGCAACAGCGGTTCCTTTTGTACCGCTGGCACGTGAAGGACCCGGTGTATTTTGAGCATGACTTCCGCATGGTGATGGACAACCTGGGCTGGACCGGGCCCCGGTACGACGACTATACCACCACCGCCTACTGGTACTTGAGCGAGCCCGCCCCCGTGCCCGTTAAGTTGCCTGGGGATCAGGAGATGGTAATGAGATAAATCTGGTAAATCTTAAAACTGGAGGTATATGATATAGCGGATATTTTGAGCAGTGGTCAGCGCGGGTTTCCTGCTTTAGCGGATTATGCAAGGGAAAACGGGAAGATCACAGCCTATGACCCCAACTGGCGGCCGCCCCTCTGGGGCTCCCGGGCCGAAGGTATAGCTGCCATGAGGAGCCTCGTGGGAAAGGCTGATATAATGAAAGTTTCCGAGGCGGAACTGACACTTCTCTCCGAGAAAGATGACATGGCCGATGGCGCTGCAGAGCTGCCGGGGCAGGGTGTTAAGCTGGTGGTGTCGACCCTTGGGGCCAGGGGCTGTGCCGCATACACCCCAGCTTTCTCTCTGCACAGAAACACATATAACACCGAGATCCAGGATACCACCGGCTCCGACGACAGCTTTTTCAGCGCGTTGCTGGCAATGATAAGCTCATGCAAGGATCTTCTCCAACTAGGCATCAAGCATTTCAAAGACACGGACACTTTCTGCGCCGGAATTAACTGCAATGTCCCTGTCCAG encodes the following:
- a CDS encoding glycoside hydrolase family 172 protein gives rise to the protein MPIYTMQDRTTFAFSAENPTGAKGGGTRGGDCEKLRPCIDIQPGETATLCDTQGPGMITHIWFTGYIGHSFILRIYWDDMERPSVEAPISAFFGCAYDENFADRDGNYPVLNSAMVLVAPGRGYNCYWEMPFKKRCRITMENRGAEKQTLFYMISGWHGAVPESSGYFHAAYRQEHPVERGRSYTVIDGIRGKGSFAGMTLACGVNGHNTCWVEGEAKMYIDGDKRPSLNYTGTEDYFCGAYAFGNDVYQHRYQTFSGLYVGMYAILGSDSELYNQQQRFLLYRWHVKDPVYFEHDFRMVMDNLGWTGPRYDDYTTTAYWYLSEPAPVPVKLPGDQEMVMR
- a CDS encoding type II toxin-antitoxin system RelE/ParE family toxin, encoding MDGKQYSLEFLPLFEEDLNEIVDYISIRLNNPTAAYRLVDDVQAAIRERLTCPEAFEPFPSARSRQNPYYRIYVRNFTIFYVVIGNVMQVRRILYSRRDFSELI
- a CDS encoding DUF5697 family protein encodes the protein MLLADEQYVVQWLSQYGALPRSQVTRMLKKPPGTAEKILKNLRRRGQIEDISGGYYVGLDPMCKPDQRTILAVWVLLRFFDQVGPLDHYPAVYPSQLFFLKEDIGYEIVVLYEGEHSQLRLLQPQEDLKYIIVLPHISMAEGLRLPRAPCLFATVEFQGRDEPEVKFYQEVNNEHIS
- a CDS encoding VaFE repeat-containing surface-anchored protein, whose amino-acid sequence is MIQFRPGSHVLEMGTLLSFLGEFPFQSLHLLGSERVYKALIVKLTSPERIRNSQTGEEMVCRLFTLTGGGRAKTVRLYRGALHILDWVHPDAYRYYMGSFWDHHFPGDDLHLDRHHRVAEATAVCMRAGMEIRPYVLPKLQNEERLQTVPDGPALYLSRDVKKVSSVELNKTSFTRMVGAAFCPGSCYGVYNTRKAAMKWNGMGEVKTVYYLTELARLNAGVQTVDSAILLGASEEIALQSFSEKSAGQRKTMRSDAAYQYIHFVPLNEMGVRQMRILTAPNWKERILDALFLPETRSYGIGRFEYDADIEDEGQTVEFTEPKIGTTATANGEHSAEPVGEITIIDTVKYSGLIPGKEYTVKGVLMDKATGKPLMVNDKEITAEATFRASKAEGTIDIPFTFDASDFAGKSVVVFETLYHEGKEVAVHAYITDEGQTVEFTTPDKPEIKTTATVDGNKLVPPLEEITLIDTVAYSNLTPGKTYIVKGVLMDKSTGEKLLIDSKEVTAETEFTPDKADGTVDLSFTLNASGLAGKSVVAFETLYHDGIEVAVHADIDDDDQTVVIRQPKLKTTATIDGKKEATVAKEIALEDKVKYWGPQPREHLCEWENRYILCQPPRFFPHQRHGAGLSGARADLCQADALSIHDNFIAECGSCIELRGWGQASKVTDNLIGAGYKGYSIYAENFGGLLISSNNVFPRGSSSICLDGVTRSLVTGNRLHSFYPGVIEMRGVCSENLISSNHILRDHEPWPPHADARQRA
- a CDS encoding 3D domain-containing protein, with amino-acid sequence MTKPKKKGQRLATAYWSLVGAGSAMLLSMQPLFADTIWTRFSTIMKDVYGQLVTISTIVAVTAAAMVAMSSHYPFGTQIKINGVMYTVEDRGGSGIENDIHRVDIYVPDHNEALRLGRFKTTAQIYRLGR
- a CDS encoding type II toxin-antitoxin system Phd/YefM family antitoxin is translated as MINIRPVSDLRNKFTEIEQTVKKGEPVYLTKNGYGSMVVLSLEQYAALTDDVELKLDEADRAAATDSRRLSEKELFERVRERIHGRETV
- a CDS encoding VirB4 family type IV secretion system protein gives rise to the protein METTDGRYLKILEIEPINFMLRSDEEQFNIISTFASWLKISPMRLQFKSITRKADSDKHVAMVRKELEHEENDQCKSLGEGYIRLIKDVGSREALTRRFFLIFQYEELHRGDSEDVGQVYSALQTAEQNARAYFLQCGNSIVQPADPDEAAAEILYMFFNRQSCVDEPFSARVNRVVLDTMAARGKVIGIDPVPKINVAHFLAPRGIDLTHFNYIVMDGLYYAFLYIRGNGYPGMVRAGWMSSLINAGEGIDVDVHLRRENRSRTIDKVAQRIRLNRTKLRSMQDTSTDYEELTNSIRAGYFIKQGIANNNEDLFYMSAFITVSARTYEELVWRKQQMVDMLKSMDMQVSDCRFQQEAALNSVMPFLKLDSSLERKSQRNVLTSGAASTYMFTSFEMSDDTGVLLGVNRHNNSLCIVDLFDTRKNKNANLNLLGTSGAGKTFTLQLLALRMRMRGIQCYILAPIKGHEFRRACNRIGGQYIKIAPGSPHCINVMEIRHTVSPEMELIDGDSGEEDSMLARKIQQLMIFFSLLIPDMSNEEEQMLDEALIKTYADFGITHDNDSLYLDSRAAPPQMKKMPILGDLHKNLLENPLTKRVAIIVSRFVTGSAQSFNQQTNVDLSNKYIVLDLSELKGKLLPVGMMIALDYVWDNVKADRTKKKAIMIDEIWQLVGASSNKQAADFCLTIFKTIRGFGGAAISATQDLSDFFGLEDGKYGRAIINNSKNKIILNLEPDEARYVQEVLKLTKTETRSITRFERGEALVHSNNNRVPVVIKASREEQEMITTDRAELEAILREKQRNAHYSGNE
- a CDS encoding DUF6100 family protein, with amino-acid sequence MSIFLEVLGQADSKLKQMSQQVDNIRWMAENGRYDAALEHALRLEYNSERLTLLTRALPGYTGNPLAKVHVEKAIREAVPVEVGYTEQGWFCLRMPLLLPKKASGSADYIRGCLYPAMQRFFQDKPPIRYPECALIFRHVYNKDRPERERRDHDNIEVNIVSDIVALYTLPDDGPGVCNHFYCSAAAKAERTEVYVVPLEDFPTWLDVEENMPETGLPLSEYSGKEAEKHM